Part of the Bacillus andreraoultii genome is shown below.
GGTGCGGACAATGTTTGAATGGCCTTTACCTTTGGGTGTGAACCATATAAATATTATACGGAACAGGTTATGAAAGTGGTAGATAAAAGACTTTTGTATTGGAATTGGGGAGAGAAACGATGAATAAACCAAAAATAAATCCATATTTAATAATTATTATTGGAGTCATTTCTGTATCAACATCTGCTATTTTTGTAAAATTATCTACAGCACCTTCAGGAGTCATTGCATTTTATCGTCTGCTTTTTTCAGTATTGATAATGTTGCCGGTATTTCTTTTAAAATACGTTAAAGAACTACGAAATATGACAAAACAAGACTTTATATATTCGACGATTGCAGGTATCTTTCTCGCTTTCCACTTTATCCTATGGTTTGAATCGCTAAATTACACATCCGTAGCAAGTTCGACCGTATTAGTTACATTACAGCCTTTATTCGCGTTTATTGGTACATATTTAATATATAAAGAAAGAATATCTGTAAGAACTATCATTAGTGCAGTTATTGCGATTATAGGAAGTGTGATGATAAGTTGGGGTGATTTTTATGTAAGTCAAAAGGCATTGATTGGCGATATTATTGCTTTAATTGCCTGTATGTTAATTACAGCATATTTATTAATTGGTCAATCTATTAGAAAACGTATTTCGATGGTGACTTACACATTTATTGTATATTTCATGAGTACTGTAACTTTATTAATCTATGTCATTCTTAAACAAGAACCTTTATTTCCATATTCAACAAATGATTGGATATATTTTCTTTTACTTGCTATTTTCCCGAATTTATTAGGTCACTCACTTTTTAATTTAGCTTTACGTTGGATAAGTACGAATATTATTTCGATGGCTATTCTTTTCGAACCAGTTGGAGCTGCACTTTTGGCATACATATTGTTAGAGGAAAAATTAACATGGACACAATGGATAGGTGGAACAATCGTATTAAGTGGATTACTGATATTTTCTTTCAAGAAACAGAAACAAGTTGATGAATCCGTTAGTTAATTAATTTTTATAATATGCTTTTAACTTTATACTTACTCTACTATGAGATGATAAAAAAATGATGATATATAGAGATAGAAAAAATTTTGCCTAAAAGAAATTGATTATCTTTGTATTAATATTCATTAGAACTGCATAGTTTCTTTTTGGTCTTGTCAAACTGGGGGAATATTGTAATACAATTTGCAAGCACTGTATTCAGTATTTTCGCTTTTGCCATAAACCGTTTTGATTTTCAAATGTTAATTCATCCATTTGGGTACGATCCGCATGTTTGGTTGGTAGCTGGACAGCATTATCAGGTACTGTTTGATCTTTGATAACGACTACTCTCAGATGGAGACGGACACCTGTTTTTGTAATGCTTAATGTGGCCCAAGGTTGTTGCGAAAGACTCATACTCATCGTTGAGGAGTCAATCATACTCAATTGGCCAATATCCCGAAAAATGGGTTGGTTTTTCGAACAAGCCAGAACCTCTCCTACAAGGTGATGAAAAATCTTTTCGAATAGGTTAGGAGTTAAGATCCGTTGTTTTCGGGAAAGTTGGAAAGTACGAATCCCATCTAAGAGAAAACTCGTTTGAATCTCTTCGTTGTATTTTAACTTTTTTGTAATGTGGCTTAAACTTTTTAACTCATTGATTTGAGCAACAATCATCAGTTGTAAAAACTTATAAGTAGTTAACTTTTTAACGTACTTATTAACATCAGCTACGTTAATCAGTTTGTTAAATTTTTCTTCATCAATTACTTTTAATAGTTCCGTTATTGTGGAATTTATGTTATCCTTGTCCATGAGATTGCTCCTTTTAATTAGGATTTGGACAAAGACTTCTTAACCTAATTATAAGGAGGTTTTTTATACACTGAAAGATAGTATTTACCAATTTTGTTTTAAGTATATGCAGCAATTCTACTATTTAAAATTATATTATTTCACTTTAATCAGCAGAAGTTCTCCTACATTTATAAATGGTGGATGAATGTACAATGACTAAACAATGCAGTGAGGGAATAGATGTATATGAGATTTGAGTGCCACAAAGATATGGTAGTCAGAGTGATTAATATCGTGTTGTTCTAAAGTCTCTACTGGTTATCTCGACTTTTCAGAGGAATTCAAACGGCAAGCTCGAAAAAGTTGGGAGCAAACACAGATTGACGCATTTGATTATGCTCTCAATTGTTGTTACACTGTTGTATCTGTTACAAAAAAAGATTTTCAAAAACATGTTGACATTGGTATTGTAAGGTGGTATTATATTTTTTGTCGTCATAACTGATATTGTTTAGGTAAAAGCAATAAAATAATATTAGTGAAAAACTGGTTGACAAAATTAAAACAATAAATTATTATATAAAGGTGACTTATTTTGTTCGCGATTTACATTTTAAAAAACTTTTGACAAAATAAATTTGAAATGGTATAATAGTTAAGTTGTTTATATTGAACTTTGAAAACTGAACAAGACAAAGCGTTTTATGAATTAAAGCTAGTCATTTATTTTGAGCAATCAAACTATCTTTTGGAGAGTTTGATCCTGGCTCAGGACGAACGCTGGCGGCGTGCCTAATACATGCAAGTCGAGCGGATCTTTTAAAAGCTTGCTTTTAAAAGATTAGCGGCGGACGGGTGAGTAACACGTGGGTAACCTACCTATAAGACTGGGATAACTCCGGGAAACCGGTGCTAATACCAGATAGTTTTCTAGCTCGCATGAGTTAGAAAGGAAAGATGGTTTCGGCTATCACTTATAGATGGACCCGCGGCGCATTAGCTAGTTGGTGAGGTAATGGCTTACCAAGGCGACGATGCGTAGCCGACCTGAGAGGGTGATCGGCCACACTGGGACTGAGACACGGCCCAGACTCCTACGGGAGGCAGCAGTAGGGAATCTTCCGCAATGGACGAAAGTCTGACGGAGCAACGCCGCGTGAGCGAAGAAGGTCTTCGGATCGTAAAGCTCTGTTGTTAGGGAAGAACAAGTATCGGAGTAACTGCCGGTACCTTGACGGTACCTTTCGAGGAAGCCACGGCTAACTACGTGCCAGCAGCCGCGGTAATACGTAGGTGGCAAGCGTTGTCCGGATTTATTGGGCGTAAAGCGCGCGCAGGCGGTCCTTTAAGTCTGATGTGAAATCTTACGGCTCAACCGTAAGCGGTCATTGGAAACTGGGGGACTTGAGTGCAGAAGAGGAAAGTGGAATTCCACGTGTAGCGGTGAAATGCGTAGAGATGTGGAGGAACACCAGTGGCGAAGGCGGCTTTCTGGTCTGTAACTGACGCTGAGGCGCGAAAGCGTGGGGAGCAAACAGGATTAGATACCCTGGTAGTCCACGCCGTAAACGATGAGTGCTAAGTGTTGGAGGGTTTCCGCCCTTCAGTGCTGCAGCTAACGCATTAAGCACTCCGCCTGGGGAGTACGGTCGCAAGACTGAAACTCAAAGGAATTGACGGGGGCCCGCACAAGCGGTGGAGCATGTGGTTTAATTCGAAGCAACGCGAAGAACCTTACCAGGTCTTGACATCTCCTGACCGCCCTGGAGACAGGGTTTTCCCTTCGGGGACAGGATGACAGGTGGTGCATGGTTGTCGTCAGCTCGTGTCGTGAGATGTTGGGTTAAGTCCCGCAACGAGCGCAACCCTTGATTCTAGTTGCCAGCATTCAGTTGGGCACTCTAGAGTGACTGCCGGCGACAAGTCGGAGGAAGGTGGGGATGACGTCAAATCATCATGCCCCTTATGACCTGGGCTACACACGTGCTACAATGGATGGTACAAAGGGTTGCAAAGCCGCGAGGCTAAGCTAATCCCATAAAACCATTCTCAGTTCGGATTGCAGGCTGCAACTCGCCTGCATGAAGCCGGAATCGCTAGTAATCGCGGATCAGCATGCCGCGGTGAATACGTTCCCGGGCCTTGTACACACCGCCCGTCACACCACGAGAGTTTGTAACACCCGAAGTCGGTGGGGTAACCTTTTGGGGCCAGCCGCCGAAGGTGGGACAGATGATTGGGGTGAAGTCGTAACAAGGTAGCCGTATCGGAAGGTGCGGCTGGATCACCTCCTTTCTAAGGATATATTAAGGAACACACTTATGTGTGAAAAGCGTCTTTGTCTTGTCAGTTTTGAGGGTTCAATACTCTCAATTTTCATTTTGTTCTTTGAAAACTAGATAACATTTGTAAGGCAAATATATACCAAATAAAATAACTTCGTGACTATCGCTAGTCATTGATAGTTAAACCTTTTTAATAATAAGAGATAAATTAGAAGCTGACGAAGTAATTCGAAGTTTCTAATTTTATCGAAAAACGAATTAGAAGCAAGGAGTACAAGGAAGCAAGCTTTCAAGTAGCGGAGTGTACGTTTAACAGGTACATGAGCAACGAAGAAAGTGAAGCTGACGAAGTAACCCGCCGCTTATCATTCGTCGAAGAGATAAATTAGAAACGAGAAGTACAAGGAAGCGAGTTTTCGAGCAACGGAGTGTACGTTTAACGGGTACATGAGTAGCGCAGAAAATGAAGCTGACACAGTAATTCGAAGTTTATAATTTTATCGAAGGTTAAGTTAGAAAGGGCGCACGGTGGATGCCTTGGCACTAGGAGCCGATGAAGGACGGGACTAACACCGATATGCTTCGGGGAGCTGTAAGTAAGCTTTGATCCGGAGATTTCCGAATGGGGAAACCCACTGTCTGTAATGGGACAGTATCCTTATCTGAATTCATAGGATAAGGATGGCACACCCAGGGAACTGAAACATCTAAGTACCTGGAGGAAGAGAAAGAAAATGATCGATTCCCTAAGTAGCGGCGAGCGAAACGGGAAGAGCCCAAACCAAGAGGCTTGCCTCTTGGGGTTGTAGGACACTCTATACGGAGTTACAAAAGAACGAAGTAGATGAAGTAACCTGGAAAGGTTCGTCAGAGAAGGTAAAAACCCTGTAATCAAAACTTCGTTCTCTCTTGAGTGGATCCTGAGTACGGCGGAACACGTGAAATTCCGTCGGAAGCTGGGAGGACCATCTCCCAAGGCTAAATACTCCCTAGTGACCGATAGTGAACCAGTACCGTGAGGGAAAGGTGAAAAGCACCCCGGGAGGGGAGTGAAAGAGTACCTGAAACCGTGTGCCTACAAGTAGTCAGAGCACAATTATGTGTGATGGCGTGCCTTTTGTAGAATGAACCGGCGAGTTACGATCATATGCGAGGTTAAAGTTGAAACTGGAGCCGTAGCGAAAGCGAGTCTGAATAGGGCGTAATAGTATATGGTCGTAGACCCGAAACCAGGTGATCTACCCATGTCCAGGGTGAAGGTAAGGTAACACTTACTGGAGGCCCGAACCCACGTACGTTGAAAAGTGCGGGGATGAGGTGTGGGTAGGGGTGAAATTCCAATCGAACTTGGAGATAGCTGGTTCTCTCCGAAATAGCTTTAGGGCTAGCCTCAAGATAAGAGTATTGGAGGTAGAGCACTGTTTGGACTAGGGGCCCTCATCGGGTTACCGAATTCAGATAAACTCCGAATGCCAAATACTTATTCTTGGGAGTCAGACTACGAGTGCTANTAAGGCTAAATACTCCCTAGTGATCGATAGTGAACCAGTACCGTGAGGGAAAGGTGAAAAGCACCCCGGGAGGGGAGTGAAAGAGTACCTGAAACCGTGTGCCTACAAGTAGTCAGAGCACAATTATGTGTGATGGCGTGCCTTTTGTAGAATGAACCGGCGAGTTACGATCATATGCGAGGTTAAAGTTGAAACTGGAGCCGTAGCGAAAGCGAGTCTGAATAGGGCGTAATAGTATATGGTCGTAGACCCGAAACCAGGTGATCTACCCATGTCCAGGGTGAAGGTAAGGTAACACTTACTGGAGGCCCGAACCCACGTACGTTGAAAAGTGCGGGGATGAGGTGTGGGTAGGGGTGAAATTCCAATCGAACTTGGAGATAGCTGGTTCTCTCCGAAATAGCTTTAGGGCTAGCCTCAAGATAAGAGTATTGGAGGTAGAGCACTGTTTGGACTAGGGGCCCTCATCGGGTTACCGAATTCAGATAAACTCCGAATGCCAAATACTTATTCTTGGGAGTCAGACTACGAGTGCTAAGATCCGTAGTCGAAAGGGAAACAGCCCAGACCGCCAGTTAAGGTCCCAAAGTATACGTTAAGTGGAAAAGGATGTGGAGTTGCTTAGACAACCAGGATGTTGGCTTAGAAGCAGCCACCATTTAAAGAGTGCGTAATAGCTCACTGGTCGAGTGACTCTGCGCCGAAAATGTACCGGGGCTAAACGTATCACCGAAACTGCGGACAGACATCTTTGATGTCTGTGGTAGGAGAGCGTTCTAAATGCGTTGAAGCTAGACCGTGAGGACTGGTGGAGCGTTTAGAAGTGAGAATGCCGGTATGAGTAGCGAAAGATGGGTGAGAATCCCATCCACCGAATGCCTAAGGTTTCCTGAGGAAGGCTCGTCCTCTCAGGGTTAGTCGGGACCTAAGCTGAGGCCGAAAGGCGTAGGCGATGGACAACAGGTTGATATTCCTGTACCACCTTAGATTCGCTTGAGTGATGGAGTGACGCAGGAGGATAGGGTAAGCGCGCTGTTGGATTAGCGCGTCCAAGCAGTAAGAGTGGTCATGAGGCAAATCCTTATGACCGAGTACTCAAGCTGTGATGGCGAGGGAAATATAGTACCGAAGTTCCTGATTTCACACTGCCGAGAAAAGCTTCTAGCGATGAATCTGGGTGCCCGTACCGCAAACCGACACAGGTAGGCGAGGAGAGAATCCTAAGGTGAGCGAGAGAACTCTCGTTAAGGAACTCGGCAAAATGACCCCGTAACTTCGGGAGAAGGGGTGCTCTGATAGGGTGTTAAGCCCGAGAGAGCCGCAGTGAATAGGCCCAGGCGACTGTTTAGCAAAAACACAGGTCTCTGCAAAGCCGCAAGGCGAAGTATAGGGGCTGACGCCTGCCCGGTGCTGGAAGGTTAAGAGGAGAGGTTAGCTTCATGCGAAGCTTCGAATTGAAGCCCCAGTAAACGGCGGCCGTAACTATAACGGTCCTAAGGTAGCGAAATTCCTTGTCGGGTAAGTTCCGACCCGCACGAAAGGCGTAACGATCTGGGCACTGTCTCAACGAGAGACTCGGTGAAATTATAGTACCTGTGAAGATGCAGGTTACCCGCGACAGGACGGAAAGACCCCGTGGAGCTTTACTGTAGCCTGATATTGAATTTTGGTACAGCTTGTACAGGATAGGTAGGAGCCTGAGATATGGGAGCGCTAGCTTCCATGGAGGCGCCCTTGGGATACTACCCTGGCTGTATTGAAATTCTAACCTTCGCCCGTTATCCGGGCGGGAGACAGTGTCAGGTGGGCAGTTTGACTGGGGCGGTCGCCTCCTAAAAGGTAACGGAGGCGCCCAAAGGTTCCCTCAGAATGGTTGGAAATCATTCGTAGAGTGCAAAGGCATAAGGGAGCTTGACTGCGAGACCTACAAGTCGAGCAGGGACGAAAGTCGGGCTTAGTGATCCGGTGGTTCCGCATGGAAGGGCCATCGCTCAACGGATAAAAGCTACCCCGGGGATAACAGGCTTATCTCCCCCAAGAGTCCACATCGACGGGGAGGTTTGGCACCTCGATGTCGGCTCATCGCATCCTGGGGCTGTAGTCGGTCCCAAGGGTTGGGCTGTTCGCCCATTAAAGCGGTACGCGAGCTGGGTTCAGAACGTCGTGAGACAGTTCGGTCCCTATCCGTCGTGGGCGTAGGAAATTTGAGAGGAGCTGTCCTTAGTACGAGAGGACCGGGATGGACGCACCGCTGGTGTACCAGTTGTCTTGCCAAAGGCATCGCTGGGTAGCTATGTGCGGAAGGGATAAGTGCTGAAAGCATCTAAGCATGAAGCCCCCCTCAAGATGAGATTTCCCATTAGTTTATCTAAGTAAGAACCCTTGAAGATGACAAGGTTGATAGGTCCGAGGTGGACGCACGGTGACGTGTGGAGCTGACGGATACTAATCGTTCGAGGACTTAACCTAATTAATAGTTTGCCTTACGTTATCTAGTTTTGAGAGAATGAAAAAACTCTTGCGAAAAATATTAAAATGATATATAATCGATATTGTTCATTAGACAGTTTGGTAATTATGGCGAAAAGGTCACACCCGTTCTCATCCCGAACACGGAAGTTAAGCTTTTCAGCGCCGATGGTAGTGAAGGTTTTACCTTCGTGAGAGTAGGACGTTACCAAACTAATTCGGAGGTTTAGCTCAGCTGGGAGAGCACTTGCCTTACAAGCAAGGGGTCGGCGGTTCGATCCCGTCAACCTCCATAGATTTATATTTATGATGCCGGCCTAGCTCAATTGGTAGAGCAACTGACTTGTAATCAGTAGGTTGGGGGTTCAAGTCCTCTGGCCGGCACCATTTGGACAAGCAATTAATAAATGATCCATTAGCTCAGTCGGTAGAACACGTATGAGTAAGCTTCTGTGAGTCTACATCAGCGTACCCATCGAGACGCTACTTGGTTTACTTTCTGAGATGGGGACGTAGTAGATGCTACTATATCTCAGAAAACAAAATCTAATTATAATAAATATCTTTATTATGAGCCATTAGCTCAGTCGGTAGAGCATCTGACTTTTAATCAGAGGGTCGGAGGTTCGAATCCTCCATGGCTCACCATTTATTGCGGGTGTGGCGGAATTGGCAGACGCACTAGACTTAGGATCTAGCGCCGTAAGGCGTGGGGGTTCGACTCCCTTCACCCGCATCATTATTCATTTAGTATATGCGGAAGTAGTTCAGTGGTAGAACACCACCTTGCCAAGGTGGGGGTCGCGGGTTCGAATCCCGTCTTCCGCTCCAAGAATGCCGGGGTGGCGGAACTGGCAGACGCACAGGACTTAAAATCCTGCGGTAGGTGACTACCGTACCGGTTCGATTCCGGTCCTCGGCACCATTTATATGCGCCCGTAGCTCAATTGGATAGAGCGTCTGACTACGGATCAGAAGGTTATGGGTTCGACTCCTTTCGGGCGCGCCATTATAAACGGGAAGTAGCTCAGCTTGGTAGAGCACATGGTTTGGGACCATGGGGTCGCAGGTTCGAATCCTGTCTTCCCGATATGATATACATATATGGGGCCTTAGCTCAGCTGGGAGAGCGCCTGCTTTGCACGCAGGAGGTCAGCGGTTCGATCCCGCTAGGCTCCACCAATAAAATAATATGGCGGCGTAGCTCAGCTGGCTAGAGCGTACGGTTCATACCCGTGAGGTCGTGGGTTCGATTCCCTCCGCCGCTATCTATTTATTCTTAAATAATGGACCTTTAGCTCAGCTGGTTAGAGCAGACGGCTCATAACCGTCCGGTCGTAGGTTCGAGTCCTACAAGGTCCACCATATAATTTCGGAGGAATACCCAAGTCTGGCTGAAGGGATCGGTCTTGAAAACCGACAGGCGGGTTAAACCGCGCGGGGGTTCGAATCCCTCTTCCTCCGCCATTAATGAAATATAATAATATCATCGCGGGGTGGAGCAACGAGCGTTACTACTTTGAGTAATCTGCGAGTTGTACCGATTTCGCAAACATCATTGAATTACTTCCCGAAATCGGGACAGTCTTGTGTAAAACTATGGGCATGAGATTAATTTATATAATAATATCATCGCGGGGTGGAGCAGTCTGGTAGCTCGTCGGGCTCATAACCCGAAGGTCGTAGGTTCAAATCCTATCCCCGCAATCTAATGGTCCGGTAGTTCAGTTGGTTAGAATGCCTGCCTGTCACGCAGGAGGTCGCGGGTTCGAGTCCCG
Proteins encoded:
- a CDS encoding DMT family transporter, with the protein product MNKPKINPYLIIIIGVISVSTSAIFVKLSTAPSGVIAFYRLLFSVLIMLPVFLLKYVKELRNMTKQDFIYSTIAGIFLAFHFILWFESLNYTSVASSTVLVTLQPLFAFIGTYLIYKERISVRTIISAVIAIIGSVMISWGDFYVSQKALIGDIIALIACMLITAYLLIGQSIRKRISMVTYTFIVYFMSTVTLLIYVILKQEPLFPYSTNDWIYFLLLAIFPNLLGHSLFNLALRWISTNIISMAILFEPVGAALLAYILLEEKLTWTQWIGGTIVLSGLLIFSFKKQKQVDESVS
- a CDS encoding DUF4372 domain-containing protein, translating into MDKDNINSTITELLKVIDEEKFNKLINVADVNKYVKKLTTYKFLQLMIVAQINELKSLSHITKKLKYNEEIQTSFLLDGIRTFQLSRKQRILTPNLFEKIFHHLVGEVLACSKNQPIFRDIGQLSMIDSSTMSMSLSQQPWATLSITKTGVRLHLRVVVIKDQTVPDNAVQLPTKHADRTQMDELTFENQNGLWQKRKY